The following proteins come from a genomic window of candidate division TA06 bacterium:
- a CDS encoding four helix bundle protein — translation MYELTRKLPKEEEYNLVGQMKRAAVSLTNNIAEGYGRYRFKENIQFCRHSRGSLFELIDDLNLYRDEPYISLDEYQSFRNDAFCLLKVLNAYIDSTKKLQGEWFGT, via the coding sequence ATGTATGAATTGACAAGGAAGCTACCCAAGGAAGAGGAATACAACCTTGTTGGGCAGATGAAGAGGGCGGCGGTTTCATTAACCAACAACATTGCGGAAGGGTATGGAAGATACCGCTTCAAGGAGAACATCCAGTTCTGTCGACACTCTCGTGGTTCGCTTTTCGAATTGATCGATGATCTCAATCTTTACAGAGATGAGCCGTACATCAGTCTTGATGAATATCAAAGCTTTCGTAATGATGCATTCTGCTTGCTTAAGGTTCTTAACGCTTACATAGACAGCACCAAGAAACTGCAGGGGGAATGGTTCGGGACATGA